One Desulforegula conservatrix Mb1Pa genomic window carries:
- a CDS encoding pilus assembly protein produces the protein MKKIVLKAAVCFLFLISYVHAEDIDTMIPKETDVMPNIVLILDNSSTMVSAIEGPKGSYEKSVNYGGPATPFDQNKYYYDDTGSISELPEKQIPDLQKLAGRAIADMGQEQHALKEELDVKGFAKSGGIVYYTGNYLNWFYESRFNFAKRSIYNFLETRTHDINFSIIRPDAYQSPASFKGYVQDCGQGNCTQVHIRQIEGLPCQSALERSLLETSAYFMEKKSIYENRTYSNTIRYWCQPNAVVLISDGLSRWSGGNSFSWPWAPAMDFEDKAVVPDYLDDVAEKLYTTDLGTNHQGVQNVRTFTAGFRNHAKAISKKDNLISAAQRGGGEFTELTEVNALESYLLSIKNSLANSTSGGLTVPVSNDAKSYSGEYAYLSMFKKITTEERWIGNIKKYRILDNSTLNTVDVWTNNDSDDAANGGARQVLLESRMDERKIYTNKTASSNFVEFKKENFSDGELNSYNLTESIIENIRCGGMCVDGKPGAYALGDMIHFLPLVNHYRTAGGAYEKTRIFAGGNDGMIHCFDDLTGKEKWAYIPDDQLKRLRLLTPEGHQSGSVSIHSSFVDGGRTIYEGGSGQKFLVFGERRGGKNYYSINVSDPDSPSLAYRVILDTDNSFGQSWTSPKVVPVLYGNSLRNIFWIGGGYDETNQEKETGPALEDNVGKGVYSIDAEYGQRLDIISGTSFSSIKNCILDPVSFNPGFSGGDAENPATSEQKNANSRMYACDMGSNLWGFRDDEIPENTVSVRGPGIKDGSWIMKKIFSAGTDPQRKVFSSPEIVMESFIQTITDANGKITGYVTHKGEYVYFGTGDREDPTYLPAENQEETRQDRFYAVKNYWLKGDDTPATESDLLDVTADRIQMQDDQAEKDTLLSFGNRGWYIRLENPGEKVVCSPLAYNGMLFFTTYTPSDDDDDPGRRGKCHRYRHRYRYQEENGNGSGRGDNANQSANGDRGGHGDGQGNDPCQGADDAGIARLYCLNYKTGEAVLDLDSASSTKKQGAGRRNRNGNDENQDNGEQSVGLHKNDRCTVIGSGIPGEPQLFFPKTGGTQVLVGVNNNMKAFSLPVHDMHVFYWREKQ, from the coding sequence ATGAAGAAAATAGTACTGAAAGCAGCCGTTTGTTTTTTGTTTCTAATATCTTATGTCCATGCTGAAGACATAGATACTATGATTCCAAAAGAGACGGACGTGATGCCCAACATCGTATTGATTCTTGATAATTCATCAACTATGGTCAGTGCAATAGAAGGACCGAAAGGTAGCTACGAAAAGTCAGTTAATTACGGCGGGCCTGCAACTCCATTTGATCAGAACAAATATTATTATGATGATACAGGCTCAATTAGTGAACTTCCTGAAAAACAAATTCCTGATCTGCAGAAGTTGGCAGGCAGGGCAATTGCCGACATGGGGCAGGAACAGCATGCCCTCAAGGAAGAGCTTGATGTAAAAGGCTTCGCGAAATCAGGGGGGATTGTCTATTATACGGGAAATTATCTGAACTGGTTTTATGAATCAAGGTTCAATTTTGCCAAAAGATCTATATACAATTTTCTTGAAACCAGAACCCACGACATAAATTTTTCAATAATAAGACCTGATGCATACCAAAGCCCGGCATCGTTCAAAGGTTATGTCCAGGATTGTGGTCAGGGGAACTGTACGCAAGTGCATATCCGGCAGATCGAAGGCCTCCCATGCCAGAGCGCCCTTGAAAGGTCCCTCCTTGAGACAAGCGCATACTTCATGGAGAAAAAGTCGATATATGAAAACAGGACATATTCAAATACAATCAGATATTGGTGTCAGCCCAATGCAGTCGTTCTGATCTCTGACGGACTTTCAAGATGGAGCGGAGGCAATTCCTTTTCATGGCCATGGGCTCCTGCAATGGATTTTGAGGATAAGGCAGTTGTTCCTGATTATCTGGATGATGTCGCAGAAAAACTTTATACAACGGATCTTGGAACAAATCATCAGGGAGTCCAGAATGTCAGAACATTCACTGCAGGATTCAGAAACCATGCCAAAGCCATATCTAAGAAAGATAACCTGATCAGCGCAGCCCAGAGGGGAGGCGGCGAGTTTACGGAACTTACGGAAGTAAATGCCCTGGAATCTTATCTGCTGAGTATAAAAAACTCCCTCGCCAATTCAACATCAGGTGGTCTGACTGTCCCCGTAAGCAATGACGCAAAAAGTTATTCAGGCGAATATGCCTATCTTTCCATGTTTAAGAAAATTACCACAGAGGAAAGATGGATTGGCAATATAAAAAAATACAGAATCCTCGATAATTCAACATTGAATACAGTGGATGTATGGACAAATAATGACTCTGACGACGCTGCCAATGGAGGAGCAAGACAGGTTCTTCTTGAATCAAGAATGGATGAGAGGAAAATATACACTAACAAAACAGCGTCCTCAAATTTTGTTGAATTCAAGAAAGAAAATTTTTCAGATGGAGAGCTTAATTCGTACAATCTTACGGAATCAATCATTGAAAATATAAGATGCGGCGGGATGTGCGTGGACGGAAAACCCGGGGCATATGCCCTTGGTGATATGATCCATTTTCTTCCCTTGGTGAACCATTACCGGACAGCAGGCGGGGCTTATGAAAAGACAAGGATATTTGCAGGTGGGAACGATGGAATGATCCACTGTTTTGATGATCTTACTGGTAAGGAAAAATGGGCTTATATTCCTGATGACCAGCTTAAAAGGCTCAGGCTGCTTACACCTGAAGGGCATCAATCTGGGTCTGTCAGTATCCATTCGAGTTTTGTGGATGGAGGAAGAACCATATATGAGGGTGGATCTGGTCAGAAATTTCTTGTTTTTGGAGAAAGAAGGGGCGGTAAGAATTATTATTCAATTAATGTGTCTGATCCTGATTCTCCTTCCCTTGCTTACAGGGTTATACTTGATACAGACAACTCATTCGGTCAGTCATGGACAAGTCCTAAGGTCGTACCAGTACTGTACGGAAACAGTCTTAGAAATATTTTCTGGATAGGTGGTGGCTATGACGAAACAAATCAGGAAAAAGAGACTGGCCCCGCGCTTGAGGACAATGTCGGCAAAGGAGTTTATTCCATTGATGCCGAATATGGGCAGAGGCTCGATATAATTTCAGGAACGAGTTTTTCTTCCATAAAAAATTGCATACTGGACCCAGTGAGCTTCAATCCCGGATTCTCTGGCGGCGATGCTGAAAATCCTGCGACCAGTGAACAGAAGAATGCAAACAGCAGAATGTATGCTTGCGACATGGGCTCAAATTTATGGGGTTTCAGAGATGACGAAATACCTGAGAATACTGTATCTGTCCGTGGCCCAGGAATCAAGGACGGCTCATGGATAATGAAAAAAATATTCTCAGCTGGTACTGATCCACAGCGAAAGGTGTTCTCAAGTCCTGAAATAGTTATGGAATCATTCATCCAGACCATTACGGACGCAAACGGTAAAATCACCGGTTATGTTACGCATAAGGGCGAATATGTTTATTTCGGCACAGGAGACAGGGAAGATCCGACCTATCTGCCTGCTGAAAATCAGGAAGAAACAAGGCAGGACAGATTTTATGCCGTCAAGAATTACTGGCTCAAAGGAGACGATACTCCGGCTACTGAAAGCGATCTTCTTGACGTGACCGCAGACAGAATTCAGATGCAGGATGATCAGGCAGAGAAAGACACCCTTTTGTCGTTCGGCAATAGGGGCTGGTATATCAGGCTGGAAAATCCTGGCGAAAAAGTTGTCTGTTCTCCCCTCGCATATAACGGGATGCTGTTTTTCACAACCTATACCCCTTCGGATGATGATGATGATCCTGGCAGAAGGGGCAAGTGCCACAGATACCGTCACAGATATCGTTACCAGGAAGAAAATGGGAATGGCAGCGGGAGGGGGGACAATGCGAACCAGAGCGCTAATGGGGACAGAGGTGGACATGGTGACGGTCAAGGCAACGATCCCTGTCAGGGTGCTGATGATGCCGGAATCGCACGTCTTTACTGTCTTAATTATAAAACAGGTGAGGCTGTTCTTGATCTTGACAGCGCGTCAAGCACAAAAAAGCAGGGGGCAGGCAGGAGGAATAGGAATGGTAATGATGAAAACCAGGATAATGGCGAACAATCTGTTGGGCTTCACAAGAATGACCGATGCACCGTGATTGGGTCAGGAATTCCTGGTGAGCCTCAGCTGTTTTTCCCCAAGACAGGTGGCACCCAGGTACTTGTTGGGGTAAATAACAATATGAAAGCCTTTAGCCTGCCAGTGCATGATATGCATGTGTTTTACTGGAGAGAGAAACAGTAA
- a CDS encoding pilus assembly PilX N-terminal domain-containing protein has protein sequence MTIRKLNDETGYVMVISLCILAVLTISAAAISMLSQTESGIVRNERIYFDNFYEAESAAAKSIDKYRDWNSLVDASPSNGHKFQLETEGESGSRSTVEVVRIEAEEEKTAFTNDLSDFATNGVPKMKHIDDPLIDSGTGVTGKTMISRYAVTAEPQDGGVQLQVGIYKYIPNGG, from the coding sequence ATGACTATAAGAAAACTGAATGATGAAACAGGATACGTGATGGTCATAAGCCTGTGCATACTCGCGGTGCTGACCATAAGTGCGGCTGCCATATCAATGCTGTCTCAGACCGAATCCGGGATAGTAAGGAACGAAAGAATATATTTCGACAATTTTTATGAGGCTGAGTCTGCAGCTGCAAAATCCATTGATAAATATAGGGACTGGAACTCTTTGGTGGATGCCTCTCCCAGCAACGGGCATAAATTTCAACTCGAAACAGAAGGCGAATCCGGTTCCAGGTCAACAGTTGAAGTTGTCAGAATAGAAGCAGAGGAAGAAAAAACAGCTTTTACAAACGATCTTTCTGACTTTGCGACAAATGGTGTTCCAAAGATGAAGCATATCGATGACCCTTTAATTGATTCAGGAACCGGAGTTACTGGAAAGACAATGATAAGCAGATATGCCGTGACAGCTGAACCGCAGGATGGAGGCGTTCAGCTTCAGGTCGGGATATATAAATATATTCCTAACGGTGGATAG
- a CDS encoding PulJ/GspJ family protein, with the protein MIIKKLTGHDGFTLIEVLVTLAISGIIMVVVVTVFSSMSRSMSGENVRVSLQQGLRSAVNVIAFDIRQASLDPFKKGDFKIIKAKEDEIEFNSDINVNGYFEADERFRYYVSSSTKSLQFQNNGVSQPMLSNIETLRFTFLDKNGDSLNPDAESVRNPEKIRAVDIYVSANEKYWGGSGSEKREYRTVVKCRNLGEI; encoded by the coding sequence GTGACTCTGGCCATAAGCGGGATAATCATGGTTGTAGTTGTTACTGTGTTCTCTTCCATGAGCCGGAGCATGAGCGGTGAAAATGTCAGGGTCTCTCTACAGCAGGGATTAAGATCAGCAGTAAATGTAATTGCATTTGACATAAGGCAGGCCAGTCTGGATCCCTTTAAAAAGGGGGATTTCAAGATAATAAAGGCTAAAGAAGATGAAATAGAGTTCAACTCGGATATAAATGTCAATGGATACTTCGAGGCAGATGAACGCTTCAGATATTATGTTTCAAGCTCTACAAAGTCCCTTCAGTTTCAGAATAACGGAGTATCCCAGCCAATGCTTTCAAATATTGAAACCCTCAGATTTACTTTTCTGGACAAAAATGGAGACTCTCTTAATCCTGACGCCGAATCCGTCCGGAACCCTGAAAAAATAAGAGCTGTTGATATATACGTATCAGCAAATGAAAAATACTGGGGCGGATCAGGGAGTGAAAAAAGAGAATACCGTACCGTAGTCAAATGCAGGAATCTGGGGGAAATATGA